One Prosthecobacter algae DNA segment encodes these proteins:
- a CDS encoding DUF1501 domain-containing protein: protein MNSFLPPNDMARDVVRLTQNMGGIPFSRREALRRCVYGSAGLLLMEPFSINAAPRAAAIAKDGKAKSVIQIWLWGGPCHIDTFDPKPEAGRDYTGALDQTLETNVSGMRIGQLLPQLAKNADKYSLIRSMTHGNNGHETAAYLVQTGRSSERDVFPGLGAVVSYFKGYDAGYKGLIPPYVVLTEPQGRFSEAGFLGPRYKPFATGGDPARQPFAVEGIVTPGITEEHQNERRKLLGSLNTLGGVLPGNATLKTVVDSEQQAYELILGDAGKLFDLSQEKEEMRERYGRNTFGQSCLMARRLVEKGVPFITINYKGWDTHKQHFQIMNRKLPDLDQGLAALLADLAEHGLLESTVVWCTGEFGRTPKVATESPWNGGRHHFGKVFSSLLAGGGFKGGQVLGKSNATGEEVAERPVYPADVIGSIYGQLGIPAEAPLPHPQGTPTFVVPGKDEKVPMGGLLTELI, encoded by the coding sequence ATGAACTCCTTCCTGCCCCCCAATGACATGGCACGCGATGTCGTGCGCCTCACCCAAAACATGGGCGGCATCCCCTTCTCCCGCCGTGAGGCGCTGCGCCGCTGCGTCTATGGCTCCGCCGGGCTTTTGCTGATGGAGCCCTTCAGCATTAACGCAGCTCCGCGTGCTGCCGCCATCGCCAAGGATGGCAAGGCGAAGTCGGTCATTCAAATCTGGCTGTGGGGCGGCCCCTGCCACATCGACACCTTTGATCCGAAACCTGAAGCGGGACGTGACTACACCGGCGCGCTGGATCAAACGCTCGAAACAAACGTCAGCGGCATGCGCATCGGCCAGTTGCTGCCACAGCTCGCGAAGAACGCAGACAAGTACTCGCTCATCCGCAGCATGACGCATGGAAACAACGGCCACGAAACCGCCGCCTACCTCGTGCAGACTGGCCGTTCGTCAGAGCGTGATGTGTTCCCCGGTCTTGGTGCGGTCGTGTCGTATTTCAAAGGCTACGACGCGGGCTACAAGGGCCTCATTCCGCCCTACGTCGTGCTCACAGAGCCGCAGGGCCGCTTCTCCGAGGCTGGGTTCCTTGGCCCACGCTACAAACCCTTCGCCACAGGTGGCGATCCGGCACGTCAGCCATTCGCTGTCGAAGGAATCGTCACGCCCGGCATCACGGAGGAGCATCAAAACGAACGGCGTAAACTCCTTGGCAGTCTCAACACTCTCGGTGGCGTGCTGCCCGGCAATGCGACGCTGAAAACCGTCGTCGATTCCGAACAGCAGGCCTACGAACTCATTCTGGGCGACGCTGGCAAGCTCTTCGATCTCAGCCAAGAGAAGGAAGAGATGCGCGAGCGCTATGGTCGCAATACGTTTGGTCAGTCCTGCCTCATGGCACGGCGTCTCGTCGAAAAAGGCGTGCCGTTCATCACCATCAACTACAAGGGCTGGGACACGCACAAGCAGCACTTCCAGATCATGAACCGCAAGCTGCCGGATCTCGATCAAGGCCTCGCCGCGCTGCTGGCAGACCTTGCCGAGCATGGGCTGCTCGAAAGCACCGTCGTGTGGTGTACGGGCGAGTTTGGCCGCACGCCGAAAGTGGCCACCGAGTCGCCATGGAACGGAGGCAGGCATCATTTTGGCAAAGTTTTCTCCAGCCTGCTCGCGGGCGGCGGATTCAAAGGCGGTCAGGTGCTCGGCAAGTCGAACGCCACTGGTGAGGAGGTCGCGGAGCGGCCTGTGTATCCGGCGGATGTCATCGGCAGCATCTACGGCCAGCTAGGCATCCCGGCGGAGGCACCGCTGCCCCATCCACAAGGCACGCCGACCTTTGTTGTGCCTGGCAAGGACGAGAAAGTGCCGATGGGCGGGTTGTTGACGGAACTCATTTAA
- a CDS encoding peptidase → MKLRASLSCLCGLAMTVSSLAQPAPRIGFVYPAGGQISTSFEVIVGGQYLDEQSQVIVSGEGITAKVLEHDKIPPAQVVDDYRDRLREVQGKLRELKRGDKMPADQVLPTIRHLLREAELTEKNLRLMAEYDRRRNDPKQQLNNQIGESVRVKITVAEAATPGIRHLRVLTPSGLSNPMRFVIGQLPEAREAEPPREFDLEHYRGGMDAVKQHTLVTPPISLPVTLNGRIMPGEVDEFTFKANKDQRVVLAMHARSLIPYLADAVPGWFQSIVSLHNEDGYEVAYSDGYRFDPDPVLFYKIPADGLYRIRVHDSIYRGRDDFVYRITVGELPFLTGISPLGATAGEKIEITFQGGNLGTEFKQKYEAPAQAGITLLHATVGGLRSNSIPFHIDTVSQEREREPNAGLGSAQELKPPVIVNGRIETPGDADFYRVKGRGNHEMIFEIFARRLGSPVDASLTVFDNDGNQIAFNDDHEDLASGLTTHHADSRISVKLPADGQAFVRVTDTQSQSGITNAYQLKVHVAEPSFSLRVTPSSLNARPGGSAKLTVHALRSGGFTGPITVRLKNAPAGFEIKNAVVPADKDVADIAITVPSAGETEKPVTLMLEGIAEDGSKTITAEAVPAEDMMQAFIYRHLVPVDSLLVDVRTPPPPPVKPTP, encoded by the coding sequence ATGAAACTCCGTGCCTCCTTGTCATGCCTGTGCGGTCTCGCGATGACTGTTTCGAGCCTGGCGCAGCCCGCGCCGCGCATTGGTTTTGTATATCCTGCGGGCGGGCAGATCAGCACGAGCTTTGAGGTCATCGTCGGCGGGCAGTATCTCGATGAACAATCGCAGGTCATCGTCTCCGGCGAGGGCATCACCGCCAAAGTGCTCGAACACGACAAAATTCCACCCGCTCAAGTCGTGGATGATTACCGGGACCGACTTCGCGAGGTGCAGGGCAAGCTGCGAGAGCTGAAACGTGGCGACAAAATGCCCGCCGACCAAGTTCTGCCCACCATTCGCCACTTGTTGCGCGAGGCCGAGCTCACGGAGAAAAACCTGCGCCTCATGGCCGAGTATGACCGACGTCGCAACGATCCGAAGCAGCAGCTTAACAACCAGATCGGTGAAAGCGTGCGTGTGAAGATCACCGTGGCCGAGGCGGCCACGCCGGGCATCCGTCATCTGCGTGTGCTGACACCCTCCGGCCTCAGCAATCCGATGCGCTTCGTCATCGGCCAGCTTCCCGAGGCCCGTGAGGCCGAGCCGCCGCGCGAGTTCGACCTGGAGCACTATCGCGGCGGCATGGATGCCGTGAAGCAGCATACACTCGTCACCCCGCCAATTTCACTGCCCGTCACGCTCAATGGCCGCATCATGCCCGGCGAGGTGGATGAGTTCACCTTCAAAGCCAACAAGGACCAGCGAGTCGTGCTCGCCATGCATGCGCGCAGTTTGATTCCCTATCTCGCGGATGCGGTGCCTGGCTGGTTTCAGTCCATCGTTTCACTGCACAATGAAGATGGCTACGAGGTGGCCTACTCGGATGGTTACCGCTTCGATCCTGATCCCGTCCTGTTCTACAAGATCCCTGCGGATGGCCTCTACCGCATCCGCGTGCATGACTCGATCTACCGCGGGCGCGACGACTTCGTCTATCGCATCACCGTGGGTGAACTTCCCTTCCTCACCGGCATTTCACCGCTTGGCGCGACCGCAGGGGAAAAAATCGAGATCACCTTTCAAGGCGGCAATCTCGGCACCGAATTCAAGCAGAAGTATGAAGCGCCTGCGCAGGCAGGCATCACGCTGCTGCATGCCACGGTTGGCGGATTGCGCTCAAACTCCATTCCTTTTCACATCGACACCGTGTCGCAGGAACGCGAGCGTGAGCCCAATGCTGGGCTTGGTTCCGCGCAGGAACTGAAACCACCGGTCATCGTCAATGGACGCATCGAGACGCCCGGCGACGCAGATTTCTACCGCGTCAAAGGCCGGGGAAATCACGAAATGATCTTCGAGATCTTCGCTCGCCGTCTCGGTTCGCCCGTGGATGCCAGCCTCACGGTCTTTGATAACGACGGCAATCAGATCGCCTTCAACGACGACCATGAAGACCTCGCCTCTGGGCTCACCACGCACCATGCCGACTCACGCATCAGTGTGAAGCTCCCGGCTGACGGTCAGGCCTTTGTGCGCGTGACCGACACGCAGAGCCAGAGCGGCATCACCAACGCCTACCAGCTCAAAGTGCATGTGGCGGAGCCGTCATTCTCGCTGCGCGTCACGCCATCCTCACTCAATGCGAGACCGGGCGGCAGCGCGAAGCTCACCGTGCATGCGCTGCGCAGCGGTGGATTCACCGGTCCCATCACCGTAAGGCTCAAGAACGCCCCGGCTGGTTTCGAGATCAAAAATGCCGTCGTGCCTGCCGACAAGGACGTGGCCGACATCGCCATTACCGTACCCTCCGCTGGTGAAACCGAAAAACCTGTCACCCTCATGCTGGAAGGCATCGCTGAGGATGGCAGCAAAACGATCACCGCCGAGGCCGTGCCCGCCGAGGACATGATGCAGGCCTTTATTTACCGCCACCTCGTGCCTGTGGATTCTTTGCTCGTCGATGTGCGCACACCGCCGCCACCGCCGGTCAAACCCACGCCTTAG
- a CDS encoding aldolase catalytic domain-containing protein, whose translation MSTPTSADWLSHRSEIRVLDCTIRDGGLMNNHHFDDHVVKAVYDACVASGIDYMEIGYRASRKNIKLGEHGCWKYCQEEDIRRVVGENATALKLSIMADAGKCDYREDIPAKQESVIDLVRVACYVHQVPLALDMLKDARDKGYETTVNLMAVTTVGDCELEAALELLAPSEAQAIYVVDSFGALYPLQTRRLVQKYLQYAKAGGKEVGIHAHNNLQLAYANTIEAISLGANYIDATMAGLGRGAGNCPMELLLGLLRDPQYQLRPVLQCVAETIEPLRHELGWGFDLPYMLTGLFNQHPRAAIAYNAQPETGDIGAFFDSF comes from the coding sequence ATGTCCACACCCACGTCCGCCGACTGGCTCTCCCATCGCTCAGAAATCCGCGTGCTCGACTGCACGATCCGCGACGGCGGTTTGATGAACAACCACCACTTCGACGATCACGTCGTGAAGGCAGTCTATGACGCCTGCGTCGCCTCCGGCATTGATTACATGGAGATCGGCTACCGGGCCTCGCGGAAGAACATCAAGCTCGGCGAGCACGGCTGCTGGAAATACTGCCAGGAGGAAGACATCCGCCGCGTCGTCGGCGAAAACGCCACCGCGCTGAAACTTTCCATCATGGCCGACGCGGGCAAGTGCGACTACCGCGAGGACATTCCAGCAAAGCAGGAAAGCGTCATCGATCTCGTTCGCGTCGCCTGCTACGTCCATCAGGTGCCGCTCGCGCTCGACATGCTCAAAGACGCCCGCGACAAAGGTTACGAGACCACCGTGAATCTCATGGCCGTCACCACCGTCGGCGACTGCGAACTGGAAGCCGCACTGGAACTGCTCGCACCCTCCGAGGCGCAGGCGATTTACGTCGTGGACAGCTTTGGCGCTCTTTATCCGCTGCAAACACGCCGCCTCGTGCAGAAATACCTCCAGTATGCCAAAGCAGGCGGCAAAGAGGTCGGCATCCACGCGCACAACAACCTGCAGCTCGCCTACGCCAACACCATTGAGGCCATCTCTCTCGGCGCGAACTACATCGACGCCACCATGGCCGGTCTAGGCCGTGGCGCGGGGAACTGCCCCATGGAGCTGCTGCTCGGCCTGCTGCGTGATCCGCAGTATCAACTGCGCCCCGTGCTCCAATGTGTTGCTGAAACGATCGAGCCACTGCGTCACGAACTCGGCTGGGGTTTCGACCTGCCCTACATGCTCACCGGCCTCTTCAATCAGCATCCCCGCGCCGCCATCGCCTACAATGCCCAGCCGGAGACTGGAGACATAGGGGCGTTTTTCGACAGCTTTTAG
- a CDS encoding GYD domain-containing protein, with translation MCRCITLLKFTEKGSSHIKESTSRAHAFDDLAAKSGVKVEGQFWTIGHYDGALILSAESEAKILHLLASLAALGNVRTETLQAFTDKEFEAILKA, from the coding sequence ATGTGCCGCTGCATCACTCTTCTCAAATTCACCGAAAAAGGCTCCAGTCATATCAAGGAGTCCACCTCCCGGGCTCATGCTTTTGACGATCTCGCCGCAAAGTCCGGCGTGAAAGTGGAAGGCCAGTTCTGGACCATCGGCCACTACGATGGCGCGTTGATACTGAGCGCCGAAAGTGAGGCCAAGATTCTTCACCTGCTAGCCTCTCTGGCCGCGCTCGGGAACGTGCGCACTGAAACCTTGCAGGCTTTCACCGACAAGGAGTTTGAAGCCATCCTGAAGGCCTGA
- a CDS encoding RrF2 family transcriptional regulator: MLKIGKLAQQGIAAASYLAQKYDEEGTRVSAMEIADARELPRPVLAKILAALSLHGITTGTTGPHGGYRLARPPRHITLHDIVAVFERMDIRPMCPFGPNWCGHGPPCPMHDAISVAADDVTRFLQKQHLGPFCGLKAEPARKTGRRGKSAKTS; the protein is encoded by the coding sequence ATGCTCAAGATCGGAAAACTCGCCCAGCAGGGCATCGCAGCCGCCAGTTACCTCGCGCAGAAATACGACGAGGAGGGAACTCGTGTCAGCGCCATGGAAATCGCGGACGCACGCGAGCTTCCTCGGCCTGTCTTGGCGAAGATCCTGGCAGCTCTGTCACTGCACGGCATCACGACCGGAACCACAGGCCCGCATGGTGGCTATCGGCTGGCTCGTCCACCGCGACACATTACGCTGCATGACATCGTGGCGGTATTTGAGCGTATGGACATCCGTCCGATGTGCCCCTTTGGTCCAAATTGGTGCGGCCACGGGCCGCCATGTCCGATGCATGACGCCATTTCCGTGGCCGCAGATGACGTGACGCGCTTCCTGCAAAAACAGCACCTTGGGCCGTTCTGCGGCCTCAAAGCCGAGCCAGCCCGGAAGACTGGCCGTCGCGGCAAAAGTGCAAAGACATCGTGA
- a CDS encoding c-type cytochrome translates to MLTKLQAKVFFLGGTAVFFGIFLVLSIDTHLKVPDQTNAKNLTPAVIAGKHIWEQNNCMGCHTLFGEGAYYAPELTKVVERRGKDWIKIFIKNPAAMFPGQRKMVKYDFNDEQIDQVIAFLEWCGNVDLNGFPADPPLRDALQAMGTPTPTIASSGPAPLKKPVPAIFTTASCIGCHQIQGQGGAAGALIGAPPLDDVFRRYDREKLITWVKDPQKIKPGTKMPSLYGVAVNEAQLNEIADYLMSLNPAAAAPTAPAAVPTPAPAPAVQPK, encoded by the coding sequence GTGCTAACCAAACTCCAAGCCAAAGTCTTCTTCCTCGGAGGCACTGCCGTCTTTTTCGGCATCTTCCTGGTGCTATCCATCGACACTCATCTGAAGGTGCCGGACCAGACGAATGCAAAGAATCTGACCCCAGCCGTGATCGCCGGAAAGCACATCTGGGAGCAGAACAACTGCATGGGCTGCCACACGCTTTTTGGCGAAGGTGCCTACTACGCGCCGGAACTGACCAAAGTCGTCGAACGACGCGGCAAGGACTGGATCAAGATCTTCATCAAGAATCCTGCGGCCATGTTCCCTGGGCAGCGGAAAATGGTGAAGTATGACTTCAATGATGAGCAAATTGATCAAGTGATCGCCTTTCTCGAATGGTGCGGAAACGTGGATCTGAATGGCTTCCCTGCCGATCCGCCGCTGCGTGATGCGTTGCAGGCTATGGGCACGCCAACTCCTACGATAGCCTCGTCAGGACCAGCGCCGCTGAAAAAGCCGGTGCCAGCCATCTTCACCACCGCTTCATGCATTGGCTGCCATCAGATCCAGGGACAAGGTGGTGCCGCCGGTGCGCTCATTGGTGCGCCACCGCTTGATGATGTCTTCCGCCGCTACGACCGCGAGAAGCTCATCACCTGGGTCAAAGATCCGCAGAAGATCAAACCGGGCACAAAAATGCCCAGCCTGTACGGTGTGGCCGTCAATGAGGCGCAGCTCAATGAAATCGCTGACTACCTCATGAGCCTGAATCCCGCTGCGGCAGCTCCGACTGCACCGGCAGCCGTGCCCACGCCTGCTCCAGCACCTGCGGTCCAGCCGAAATAA
- a CDS encoding cbb3-type cytochrome c oxidase subunit I — protein MKFQSQKIAYWFFASAMGLLLLQIVYGFIMGFARIGMDGLHEWIPFNTARAVHTNLLVVWLLLGFMGSAYFIIPEEADRELVWPKIAWLQLISFLVVGVIAVVGYHFNYWEGRKFLEIPRPLDYLVVVNVLTFLANIGLTIWKGKRFTTTAIVLYFGLLAAALLYLPGMIDFNNQTMDSFYRWWVVHLWVEGVWELIMGALLCYLLIKLTGVDREVVEKWLYIIVGLTFLSGILGTGHHYYYIGAPRYWLMIGGIFSALEPLAFLGMAIYALAMAKKGGRRHPNKAALNWTLGSAIMSFVGAGFLGFAHTLPQVNMYTHGTLVTAMHGHMAFWGAYAMINLAMIAYVLPILTGRKLWDNAASGYAFWLSNIGMVAMTGAFAVAGITQVNLERRMGLDFLAVQKEIEIHFVGLILAASLFLLGICFYVYNFWRFGLPTDEAAQSDVRAVEDLPPVL, from the coding sequence ATGAAATTCCAATCCCAAAAGATCGCTTACTGGTTCTTCGCCTCGGCCATGGGGCTGCTTCTCCTGCAGATTGTCTATGGCTTCATCATGGGCTTTGCCCGTATCGGCATGGACGGCCTCCACGAGTGGATTCCGTTCAACACGGCCCGCGCTGTGCATACCAACTTATTGGTCGTCTGGCTCCTGCTCGGCTTCATGGGCAGCGCCTATTTTATCATCCCGGAGGAGGCGGATCGTGAGCTGGTGTGGCCGAAGATTGCCTGGCTGCAATTGATCTCATTCCTCGTCGTCGGCGTCATCGCTGTGGTGGGCTACCACTTCAATTACTGGGAGGGCCGCAAGTTCTTGGAGATCCCGCGACCGCTCGATTACCTGGTCGTGGTGAACGTGCTCACCTTCCTCGCGAACATCGGGCTCACGATCTGGAAAGGGAAGCGCTTCACCACCACCGCCATCGTGCTCTACTTTGGTCTGCTGGCTGCCGCGTTGCTCTACCTGCCGGGCATGATTGATTTCAACAATCAGACGATGGACTCCTTTTATCGCTGGTGGGTGGTGCATCTCTGGGTCGAAGGCGTGTGGGAACTCATCATGGGCGCTCTGCTCTGCTACCTGCTCATCAAGCTCACGGGCGTTGATCGTGAAGTGGTTGAAAAATGGCTCTACATCATCGTCGGCCTCACCTTCCTCTCCGGCATCCTCGGCACGGGTCACCACTACTACTACATCGGTGCGCCGCGCTACTGGCTCATGATTGGTGGCATCTTCTCGGCGCTGGAGCCACTGGCATTCCTCGGCATGGCCATCTACGCGCTTGCCATGGCGAAGAAAGGAGGACGCCGACATCCCAACAAAGCCGCGCTCAACTGGACACTCGGCAGCGCCATCATGTCATTCGTTGGCGCAGGCTTCCTGGGCTTCGCGCACACATTGCCTCAGGTGAACATGTACACGCACGGCACGCTCGTCACCGCTATGCACGGCCACATGGCCTTCTGGGGCGCGTATGCCATGATCAATCTCGCGATGATCGCCTATGTGCTGCCCATCCTGACGGGGCGCAAGCTGTGGGACAACGCTGCTTCCGGCTACGCTTTCTGGCTCAGCAACATAGGCATGGTGGCGATGACAGGTGCCTTTGCTGTCGCCGGCATCACGCAGGTGAATCTGGAGCGCCGGATGGGGCTCGACTTCCTCGCCGTGCAAAAAGAAATCGAGATCCACTTCGTCGGTCTCATTCTCGCCGCCAGTCTCTTCCTACTCGGCATCTGCTTCTACGTTTACAACTTCTGGCGCTTCGGTCTGCCCACGGATGAAGCCGCGCAGTCCGACGTCCGTGCAGTCGAGGATCTGCCCCCTGTGCTGTGA
- a CDS encoding CbbQ/NirQ/NorQ/GpvN family protein produces the protein MSADSVFYLETGRESELFAKAWAARLPLMVKGPTGCGKTRFVEYMAAKLGRKLITVACNEDTTATDLLGRHLLIGGETRWTDGPVTRAVREGAILYLDEVAEARADAIVVIHSLTDHRRELFLDRTGETLHAPPEFMLVVSFNPGYQRSMRELKPSTRQRFIGLGFSYPAEDLEIRIITGETGLEDKQARSLVSIAKKVRALTELSLLESVSTRLLIDAAKLIQAGLPPRYAATVAIAEPLTDDPDALAAIRQVIELTL, from the coding sequence GTGAGTGCTGATTCCGTCTTCTATCTTGAAACCGGACGCGAGTCCGAACTCTTTGCCAAAGCATGGGCGGCCAGACTGCCGCTCATGGTCAAAGGTCCCACGGGCTGCGGCAAGACACGCTTCGTTGAATACATGGCCGCCAAACTGGGCCGCAAGCTCATCACCGTGGCCTGCAACGAGGACACCACAGCCACCGATCTTCTCGGACGCCACTTGCTCATCGGAGGAGAGACTCGGTGGACCGACGGACCGGTGACACGCGCCGTGCGTGAAGGCGCGATCTTGTATCTCGATGAAGTGGCTGAGGCTCGTGCGGATGCCATCGTCGTTATTCATTCACTCACCGATCACCGTCGTGAGTTGTTTCTGGATCGCACGGGCGAGACGCTGCACGCACCACCAGAGTTCATGCTCGTCGTAAGCTTCAATCCCGGCTACCAGCGCAGCATGAGGGAACTGAAACCTTCCACCCGTCAGCGCTTCATCGGCCTCGGCTTCAGCTATCCGGCTGAAGATCTTGAAATCCGCATCATCACCGGCGAAACAGGCCTTGAAGACAAGCAGGCACGCTCGCTCGTCAGTATCGCCAAGAAAGTCCGCGCACTGACCGAACTCTCTTTGCTCGAAAGCGTTTCCACCCGTCTTCTCATCGACGCCGCAAAACTCATCCAAGCGGGCCTTCCACCGCGCTACGCCGCCACCGTCGCCATTGCCGAGCCGCTCACCGATGATCCCGATGCACTCGCCGCGATCCGCCAGGTCATCGAACTCACCCTCTGA
- a CDS encoding nitric oxide reductase activation protein NorD produces MFEWEENVFLGLKALYKRLVEKPREREAAAVRVELKPRRQQLFLLANMIAGKPVMVLETANAVLCDHERIFLPPEFSLANSREANESIFQLKTLLGALAIRDQATNLHSLIASFPSLETRVIEAQAALGERDFWQVIGSPDFSKQPCAAETKPLAEPTDTPQQPEGVTEIEGKGQTNITVLQGEDDQPIESEMPIHTFEKAETLEEYSGLNRKNDDDDELDEHAEALRSVDMKHVVRTRERPRSIYRSDIVMDGLAFEVGDDAPAAGIRYPEWDYKKQQHKPDWCFIRQQSLRDSDPSWAQRTATKHRSVILDLRKKLAALATQTQRAKRQPDGPELDIDAVVAAQVACRSGHSPDDRLYIQRQRKLHDVAALILMDQSYSTDAWLDDARVLDTIRETLFCVGEVMDEFIETFAVAGFSSNTRRQCDFHLIKDFAESWHGTRARLGSLEAQGYTRIGPALRHAQELLIRQPAEKRVIFLITDGRPCDYDRYEGEYGIRDVRKAIENGNRHGIMTHAFAIEKRACEQFPRMFSRQHYDIVPNPRALVASMCGAFARLKLAV; encoded by the coding sequence ATGTTTGAATGGGAGGAAAATGTCTTTCTCGGCCTCAAGGCGCTTTATAAACGCCTCGTCGAAAAACCGCGTGAGCGTGAAGCCGCCGCTGTGCGCGTTGAGTTGAAGCCACGGCGGCAGCAACTCTTTCTGCTGGCCAACATGATCGCCGGAAAGCCTGTGATGGTGCTCGAAACAGCCAACGCCGTGCTTTGTGACCACGAACGCATTTTCCTACCGCCAGAGTTTTCGCTCGCCAACTCGCGCGAGGCCAATGAATCCATCTTCCAGCTCAAGACACTGCTCGGAGCACTCGCGATTCGTGATCAAGCGACTAATCTGCATTCCTTGATCGCCAGCTTTCCATCACTCGAAACGCGAGTGATCGAGGCGCAGGCCGCTTTGGGCGAAAGGGACTTCTGGCAGGTCATCGGCAGCCCGGATTTCTCTAAACAGCCCTGCGCAGCCGAAACAAAGCCTTTGGCCGAACCCACCGATACTCCGCAGCAGCCTGAAGGCGTCACCGAGATCGAAGGCAAGGGCCAAACGAACATCACCGTGCTCCAAGGCGAGGATGATCAGCCCATCGAATCTGAAATGCCCATCCACACCTTCGAGAAGGCGGAGACGCTCGAAGAATACAGCGGCCTGAACCGCAAAAACGACGATGACGATGAACTCGATGAACATGCCGAGGCCCTGCGCTCCGTGGACATGAAGCACGTCGTGCGCACACGCGAACGGCCACGCTCCATCTACCGCAGTGACATCGTCATGGATGGCCTCGCCTTTGAAGTCGGTGATGATGCTCCCGCTGCTGGCATTCGATATCCCGAGTGGGATTATAAAAAGCAACAGCACAAGCCCGACTGGTGCTTCATCCGCCAGCAATCACTGCGCGACAGTGATCCTTCCTGGGCTCAGCGCACCGCCACGAAGCATCGCTCTGTCATTCTCGATCTGCGCAAAAAGCTCGCGGCGCTCGCCACGCAGACGCAGCGTGCGAAACGCCAGCCAGACGGGCCAGAACTCGACATCGACGCCGTCGTGGCGGCTCAAGTGGCCTGCCGGTCCGGTCACAGTCCCGATGATCGCCTCTACATCCAGCGCCAGCGAAAACTGCATGATGTCGCCGCGTTGATCCTGATGGATCAGAGCTACTCCACCGATGCGTGGCTAGATGACGCCCGCGTGCTCGACACCATCCGCGAGACGCTTTTCTGCGTCGGCGAGGTCATGGATGAGTTTATCGAAACCTTTGCCGTAGCTGGGTTCAGCTCGAACACACGCCGCCAGTGTGATTTCCATCTCATCAAAGATTTCGCCGAGTCATGGCATGGAACACGCGCCCGGCTCGGCAGTCTCGAAGCACAGGGCTACACCCGCATCGGCCCCGCGCTGCGGCACGCGCAGGAGTTGCTCATTCGTCAGCCTGCGGAGAAACGCGTCATCTTCCTCATCACCGATGGCCGCCCCTGCGACTATGACCGGTATGAGGGCGAGTACGGCATCCGCGACGTGCGCAAGGCCATCGAAAACGGCAACCGTCATGGCATTATGACGCACGCCTTTGCCATAGAGAAACGCGCCTGCGAGCAGTTCCCGCGCATGTTCAGCCGCCAGCACTACGACATCGTTCCCAACCCACGCGCCCTCGTCGCCAGCATGTGTGGGGCCTTTGCCCGGCTGAAGCTGGCGGTGTGA
- a CDS encoding cytochrome C oxidase subunit IV family protein: MTRANTIIWAALMLLTGLSFVLGERVTASRLILLVAGVKFALVAWQFMDLRHAALRWSAGLAGLLALILGLAVFLA; this comes from the coding sequence ATGACACGCGCCAACACCATCATCTGGGCCGCGCTCATGCTGCTGACCGGGCTTAGTTTTGTCCTTGGCGAAAGAGTCACTGCCAGTCGCCTCATCCTGCTGGTGGCAGGTGTGAAGTTTGCACTTGTCGCGTGGCAGTTCATGGACTTGCGACACGCAGCTCTCCGCTGGAGTGCGGGTCTTGCGGGTCTTCTGGCACTCATCCTTGGACTAGCCGTGTTTCTGGCTTGA
- a CDS encoding cytochrome c oxidase subunit 3, whose amino-acid sequence MKTSYQTASSEAWEPPGGVLVWLLVFLEVITFGAGIITFLAQGRDHAAEFAAGRELLNQPLAFANTLLLLTGGWCMANGLGSLRCGNQGKSLRWVIAAILTGLVFTVLKGIEYAEKVQHGIGFGRDVFFTFYYALTGFHLVHMLAALVLLAFMARGIRRGHYHREEHLDVESSGIFWHMCDLIWLLVYPVIYLL is encoded by the coding sequence ATGAAAACTTCCTATCAAACCGCCTCTTCCGAAGCATGGGAGCCGCCGGGCGGTGTGCTCGTGTGGCTGCTGGTCTTCTTGGAAGTCATCACCTTTGGAGCTGGCATCATCACCTTCCTGGCTCAGGGCCGGGATCATGCGGCGGAGTTTGCCGCCGGGCGGGAGCTGCTGAACCAGCCGCTGGCTTTCGCCAACACACTGCTGCTTTTGACCGGAGGCTGGTGCATGGCGAATGGTCTCGGGTCTCTCAGATGTGGCAATCAAGGCAAGTCCCTCCGCTGGGTGATAGCCGCGATCCTCACCGGCCTTGTTTTCACGGTGCTCAAGGGCATCGAGTATGCGGAAAAAGTGCAGCATGGCATCGGCTTCGGCAGGGATGTGTTCTTCACGTTTTACTATGCTCTGACGGGTTTCCATTTGGTTCATATGCTCGCGGCCTTGGTGCTGCTTGCCTTCATGGCGCGTGGCATCCGTCGCGGGCATTATCACCGTGAAGAGCATCTGGATGTCGAGAGCAGCGGCATCTTCTGGCACATGTGTGATCTCATCTGGCTGCTGGTTTACCCCGTCATTTACCTGCTATGA